The Oncorhynchus nerka isolate Pitt River linkage group LG24, Oner_Uvic_2.0, whole genome shotgun sequence genome has a window encoding:
- the LOC115107610 gene encoding DNA-binding protein inhibitor ID-2-like codes for MHNILSHSTVVMKAISPERSMRNNISNSSEHTLGISRSKSPMDDPLSLLYNMNDCYTMLKELVPSLPQNGNVSKIEILQHVIDYILDLQIALDSSSSLSSCQHQQQRPGQATSARNPLATINSDVSLITFQSTDHFPKGTETHDS; via the exons atgcATAATATCTTATCACACTCAACTGTCGTCATGAAAGCAATAAGTCCGGAGCGGTCTATGAGGAACAACATCTCCAACTCGTCGGAACATACCCTCGGCATCTCCCGGAGCAAGAGCCCGATGGATGACCCTCTGAGTCTGCTGTACAATATGAACGACTGCTACACAATGCTGAAGGAACTCGTGCCCAGCCTCCCACAGAACGGGAACGTCAGTAAAATTGAGATATTGCAGCATGTTATAGACTATATCTTGGACCTTCAGATTGCACTGGACTCAAGCTCGTCCCTCTCCAGCTGCCAACATCAGCAGCAGCGGCCGGGACAGGCAACATCAGCCAGGAATCCCCTAGCAACCATCAACTCAGACGTCAGCCTCATCACCTTTCAG TCAACTGACCACTTCCCCAAAGGGACAGAGACTCATGACAGCTAA